In one Trichlorobacter lovleyi SZ genomic region, the following are encoded:
- a CDS encoding DedA family protein has product MIHELISWLLETVGHLGYPGIFLLMAMESSIIPVPSELVMPPAGYLIHQGRMAWLPAILAGTFGSLAGAYANYYAAHYLGRPLILKYGRYVLIPPDKFERVESFFLRHGEISTFIGRLLPVIRHLISIPAGVAGMNHLRFTLYTLLGAGIWCSILTWIGYAIGQNQELVMAWSHRALAWVILASCGLVAGYIWWQRRRQTLNRNKP; this is encoded by the coding sequence ATGATTCACGAACTAATCAGCTGGCTGCTGGAAACCGTCGGCCACTTGGGGTATCCCGGCATTTTTCTGCTGATGGCGATGGAAAGCTCCATCATCCCTGTCCCCAGTGAGTTGGTGATGCCGCCGGCAGGCTATTTGATCCACCAGGGGAGGATGGCATGGCTGCCGGCAATCCTGGCCGGCACCTTTGGCAGTCTGGCCGGGGCCTACGCCAATTACTATGCCGCCCATTATCTGGGACGCCCCCTGATCCTTAAATATGGCCGTTATGTCCTGATCCCGCCGGACAAGTTTGAGCGCGTTGAGTCTTTTTTTCTGCGCCACGGCGAGATATCCACCTTTATCGGCCGCTTGCTGCCGGTTATCAGGCATCTCATTTCAATTCCTGCCGGCGTAGCCGGCATGAATCATCTGCGTTTTACCCTCTACACCCTGCTGGGAGCCGGCATCTGGTGCAGCATCCTGACCTGGATCGGCTACGCCATCGGCCAGAATCAGGAGCTGGTCATGGCCTGGTCCCACCGTGCCCTGGCCTGGGTCATTCTGGCAAGCTGTGGACTGGTGGCAGGCTATATCTGGTGGCAGCGCCGCCGGCAGACATTAAACCGTAATAAGCCTTGA
- the truA gene encoding tRNA pseudouridine(38-40) synthase TruA: MRTIKLIIQYDGTNYCGWQEQTNGPSIQETVELALAKILGQRVRVQSSGRTDAGVHAVAMPAVFRTESTIPLKAFVDGVNCHLPDDIAIQSAVEVPTGFRAIGGARSKTYRYTIYNAPVRSPLNRRTSWHVREQLDLQAMQQAAAYFVGEHDFAAFRGANCSAVTSRRRIDAVQINQSGPLITIDVTGGGFLKYMVRIMAGTLVDVGRGRFAPEHVAGLLAEPDRQRGGVTAPPQGLSLLQVIYPG, encoded by the coding sequence ATGCGAACCATAAAGCTTATTATTCAATACGACGGCACCAACTACTGCGGCTGGCAGGAACAGACCAACGGCCCTTCGATCCAGGAGACCGTGGAACTGGCACTGGCCAAAATCCTCGGGCAGCGGGTACGGGTGCAGTCATCCGGCCGTACCGATGCCGGGGTACATGCCGTTGCCATGCCGGCTGTGTTCCGTACCGAATCAACAATTCCTCTCAAGGCATTTGTAGATGGCGTTAACTGCCACCTGCCCGACGATATTGCAATTCAGTCTGCCGTGGAAGTACCAACCGGCTTTCGCGCCATTGGGGGAGCCCGTTCCAAAACCTACCGCTACACCATCTATAACGCCCCTGTCCGCAGTCCGCTCAACCGTCGCACCTCCTGGCATGTTCGCGAACAGCTTGACCTGCAGGCCATGCAGCAGGCAGCCGCATATTTCGTCGGCGAACATGACTTTGCCGCATTTCGTGGCGCCAATTGCAGCGCAGTAACCAGCCGACGCAGGATTGATGCAGTGCAGATCAATCAGAGCGGCCCCCTTATCACCATTGATGTTACCGGTGGCGGTTTCCTGAAGTACATGGTGCGGATCATGGCCGGCACTCTGGTGGATGTGGGGCGCGGACGTTTTGCGCCGGAGCATGTTGCCGGCCTGCTGGCAGAACCGGACCGCCAGCGCGGCGGAGTCACCGCCCCTCCCCAGGGGTTGTCGTTGCTGCAGGTAATTTATCCGGGCTGA
- a CDS encoding DUF4388 domain-containing protein produces the protein MAEAVSGFQGEIAGLSLADVIQIKGHNRYSGCITVEHLDHRGAIYFVDGEIIHAEQASFSGEDAIYEILKWPGGNFSLAPEMTTNVCTIHCSLNFLLLEAHRRMDEENNMPEESFADVIETSERRKEPRPVDPASPQRTMSAAAARVMQIDAVTYAVLLDKQGHPVQDDSMEAEALAAKALFLAQSGNKLGDFLGLGELKSAAVQTQHFDLLMYDSKQHYLGIAVATGNKLDAVEAEIRAALVPGR, from the coding sequence ATGGCAGAAGCAGTCAGCGGCTTCCAGGGTGAGATTGCCGGTCTTTCGCTCGCCGACGTCATCCAGATCAAGGGACACAACAGGTATTCAGGCTGCATCACCGTAGAACACCTGGATCATCGCGGTGCAATCTATTTTGTAGACGGTGAGATCATCCATGCCGAGCAGGCCTCATTCAGCGGTGAGGATGCGATCTACGAAATCCTCAAGTGGCCCGGCGGCAACTTCAGCCTCGCTCCTGAAATGACCACCAACGTCTGCACCATCCACTGCAGCCTTAACTTCCTGCTGCTGGAAGCACACCGCAGAATGGATGAAGAGAACAACATGCCAGAGGAATCGTTCGCCGATGTGATCGAGACCAGCGAACGCCGCAAAGAGCCAAGGCCGGTTGATCCGGCAAGCCCCCAGCGCACCATGAGTGCTGCAGCAGCCAGGGTTATGCAGATCGACGCGGTGACCTATGCCGTGCTGCTAGACAAGCAGGGACACCCGGTGCAGGACGACAGCATGGAGGCCGAGGCCCTGGCAGCAAAGGCACTGTTTCTGGCGCAATCCGGCAACAAGCTGGGTGATTTCCTCGGGCTGGGAGAGCTAAAATCCGCTGCTGTTCAGACCCAGCACTTTGACCTGTTGATGTATGATTCAAAGCAGCACTATCTGGGTATCGCCGTTGCAACCGGCAACAAACTGGATGCTGTGGAAGCAGAAATCAGAGCCGCATTGGTGCCGGGGAGGTAA
- a CDS encoding acetyl-CoA hydrolase/transferase C-terminal domain-containing protein yields the protein MSEYGTLQDRVQCKSLLDKVKTPEQCIEYFKDGMNLGWSGFTPAGYPKVVPIALAEHVEKNNLQGKLKFNLFIGASVGAETENRWAINDMIDRRWPYQTGKDIAAGINAGRIRMGDKHLSLFAQDLGYGFYTKDTETGKLDLAIIEVSEILEDGSLVPTSSCGVIPEILMICDKIIIEVNTGQPSFKGIHDLLTPLTPPNRQVFNITRADSRIGSISIPCDPSKVIAVVESKLRDQGRAFAEQDDTSEAIANHIIDFFTHEVKAGRLPKNLLPIQSGVGSIANAVIGGLAKGPFKNLTVYTEVLQDTMLDLFDSGKLDAASSCSLSLSADPGFPRFFANMDKYFDKITLRPLSISNAPEPIRRLGCIAMNTPVEIDIYAHANSTLVGGTRMINGLGGSGDFLRNGFLKMMHTPSSRPSKTDPTGISCVVPHCSHIDHTEHDLDCVITEQGLADLRGVAPKERARRIIEKCAHPDYKAQLTEYLNIAEADCLKRKVGHEPQLWDRAFKMHLNLEKNGTMKLKNWDVKIDLCE from the coding sequence ATGTCAGAGTACGGAACTTTGCAAGACCGCGTTCAGTGCAAATCACTGCTGGACAAGGTAAAGACCCCAGAGCAGTGCATTGAGTACTTCAAAGACGGCATGAACCTTGGCTGGTCAGGCTTTACTCCGGCCGGATACCCCAAAGTGGTACCTATCGCCCTGGCTGAGCATGTTGAAAAAAACAACCTGCAAGGCAAACTGAAATTCAACCTGTTCATCGGCGCTTCGGTCGGTGCAGAGACTGAAAACCGCTGGGCAATCAACGACATGATCGACCGCCGCTGGCCGTATCAGACCGGCAAGGACATTGCCGCCGGTATCAACGCCGGCCGCATCCGGATGGGCGACAAGCACCTCTCCCTGTTTGCCCAGGACCTGGGCTACGGCTTCTACACCAAGGATACCGAGACCGGTAAACTGGACCTGGCCATCATCGAGGTTTCCGAGATCCTGGAAGACGGCAGCCTGGTACCGACCTCTTCCTGCGGCGTTATCCCTGAGATCCTGATGATCTGCGACAAGATCATCATCGAGGTAAACACCGGACAGCCTTCCTTCAAAGGCATCCATGACCTGTTGACCCCCCTGACCCCGCCGAACCGTCAGGTATTCAACATTACCCGTGCCGACTCACGTATCGGCTCCATCTCCATCCCCTGCGATCCAAGCAAGGTGATTGCAGTGGTTGAGTCCAAGCTGCGTGACCAGGGCCGTGCCTTTGCCGAGCAGGACGACACCTCCGAGGCGATTGCAAACCACATCATCGACTTCTTCACCCATGAAGTGAAGGCTGGCCGTCTGCCCAAGAACCTGCTGCCGATCCAATCCGGCGTGGGCTCCATCGCCAACGCTGTTATCGGTGGCCTGGCAAAAGGTCCTTTCAAGAACCTGACCGTCTACACCGAAGTACTGCAGGACACCATGCTTGACCTGTTTGACTCCGGCAAACTGGACGCCGCTTCTTCCTGCTCCCTGTCACTGTCCGCTGATCCGGGCTTCCCCCGTTTCTTTGCCAACATGGACAAGTATTTCGACAAGATCACCCTGCGTCCGCTCTCCATCTCCAACGCTCCGGAGCCGATCCGCCGTCTGGGTTGTATCGCCATGAACACCCCGGTTGAGATCGACATCTATGCACACGCCAACTCCACCCTGGTTGGCGGCACCCGGATGATCAACGGCTTGGGCGGTTCCGGTGACTTCCTGCGTAACGGCTTCCTGAAGATGATGCATACCCCTTCCAGCCGCCCAAGCAAGACCGACCCGACCGGTATCTCCTGCGTGGTACCACACTGCTCACACATCGACCACACCGAGCACGACCTGGACTGCGTCATCACCGAGCAGGGTCTGGCCGACCTGCGTGGTGTAGCTCCGAAAGAGCGCGCCCGTCGCATCATCGAGAAGTGCGCCCACCCGGACTACAAGGCTCAGTTGACCGAGTACCTGAACATTGCCGAGGCAGACTGCCTCAAGCGTAAGGTTGGTCACGAGCCGCAACTGTGGGATCGCGCCTTCAAGATGCACCTCAACCTTGAGAAGAACGGCACCATGAAACTCAAGAACTGGGACGTCAAGATCGACCTCTGCGAGTAG
- the trfA gene encoding plasmid replication initiator TrfA: protein MCAKPNRSEFHRHYLRDPGRWPLQHNRLQHRASSVDDRSSVDSFERILESLAARPKYLPEWPDTQRAMPNEILRSALFNCRNRNQARLFMKDAEIAVIGDGQVIYRGEELRQDDELVWLHLMHLAKKTRLGDCIDFTPYSFIKMLGWPIKGQSYDRLRVCLSRMQATAIRFQSKRLDSFISVSLILKFRSRNDNNETLSRWEVWVGEEMRLLFDEEFLTRVNWETRRALPDGIASKLFGYWSSHRKPFPVKTETLIKLCGSEMELRHFRIELRKALDVLVKVSFLESWEFREDLVSVTRRH, encoded by the coding sequence TTGTGCGCGAAACCGAACAGATCAGAGTTTCACCGGCACTACCTCCGCGATCCTGGGAGGTGGCCATTGCAACATAATAGACTCCAGCACAGAGCAAGCTCAGTTGACGATAGAAGCAGCGTTGATTCGTTCGAACGTATTCTTGAAAGCCTCGCAGCGAGACCGAAGTATCTTCCAGAATGGCCCGATACTCAACGAGCAATGCCGAATGAGATTCTTCGTTCGGCACTTTTCAATTGTCGAAACCGTAATCAAGCTCGACTCTTCATGAAGGATGCAGAAATAGCTGTGATCGGAGATGGTCAGGTAATTTATCGCGGAGAGGAACTGCGCCAGGATGATGAACTTGTCTGGTTGCACCTGATGCACCTGGCAAAGAAGACCCGTCTTGGCGATTGTATCGACTTCACCCCTTATTCCTTCATCAAAATGCTTGGCTGGCCAATCAAGGGCCAAAGCTACGACCGGCTCCGCGTCTGTCTCAGCAGAATGCAGGCAACCGCGATCCGCTTCCAATCAAAACGCCTCGATAGCTTCATCAGTGTTTCCCTGATCCTCAAGTTCCGGTCCAGAAACGATAACAATGAAACCCTATCCCGATGGGAAGTATGGGTTGGCGAAGAAATGCGCCTTCTATTCGACGAAGAGTTCCTGACGAGGGTGAATTGGGAGACGAGACGAGCACTCCCAGACGGCATTGCATCAAAACTCTTCGGTTACTGGTCGAGCCATCGGAAACCGTTCCCGGTAAAAACGGAGACTCTCATCAAACTGTGCGGTTCCGAGATGGAGTTACGGCATTTTCGCATCGAATTGAGGAAGGCGCTCGACGTACTCGTCAAAGTGAGTTTCCTCGAATCCTGGGAGTTCAGGGAAGACCTGGTATCCGTCACGCGGAGGCATTGA
- a CDS encoding LexA family transcriptional regulator has translation MSSQNLQNDDNLIETIIEKLKKALDLKNDTDVAKALESDPRLLGTWKKRGTVPYDKIIKLCIRHNINLQWIFSDDSSLPTVCRDNGLVSEADGYVQVPRYEVKASAGGGAIIHSEQIVDHLYFKTEWVKNVLGIPRDFLALISVQGDSMEPTLSNGDLILIDVRTSKVEDGAIYVVQYDDVLLVKRLQKKYDGSVVIRSDNTLYEPEILHGDEALNLKIVGRVVWAGGVI, from the coding sequence ATGTCAAGCCAAAATCTGCAAAATGATGATAACTTGATCGAAACCATCATCGAAAAGCTGAAAAAAGCCCTTGATCTGAAGAATGATACGGATGTCGCAAAAGCGCTAGAAAGCGATCCAAGGCTTCTTGGAACCTGGAAAAAGCGGGGAACAGTCCCGTACGATAAAATCATCAAATTGTGTATCAGGCATAACATCAATTTGCAGTGGATTTTCTCAGATGATAGTTCTCTTCCGACGGTGTGCCGTGACAATGGACTTGTCTCGGAGGCTGATGGCTACGTCCAGGTTCCTCGTTACGAGGTCAAGGCCAGTGCTGGCGGAGGTGCAATTATTCATAGCGAACAGATTGTAGATCACTTGTATTTCAAGACGGAGTGGGTAAAAAATGTGTTGGGAATTCCCAGGGATTTTCTGGCACTCATTTCAGTTCAAGGCGATAGCATGGAGCCTACCCTGAGCAACGGCGATCTGATCTTGATCGATGTCCGGACGTCGAAGGTTGAAGATGGCGCTATATACGTTGTGCAATACGACGATGTCTTACTTGTGAAGCGTCTTCAGAAGAAGTATGACGGCTCTGTTGTGATCCGAAGCGATAACACCCTATACGAGCCTGAAATTCTGCATGGGGATGAGGCGTTAAATCTTAAGATCGTCGGTAGGGTGGTTTGGGCCGGCGGGGTGATTTAG
- the pgeF gene encoding peptidoglycan editing factor PgeF has translation METTRIGRIHYLAPSFETTAPATIQGFTTRHEGISRPPYNSLNLGMNTDDSPHNVEGNRSLLARAFGIPQERLVTVRQNHGTDILVIDAPNDDFSHFTALEADAIITNQPGVMIGVTVADCVPLLLFDPAKKVIAAVHAGWQGTAARIAAQAAEGMKQVFGSRPRDIQAAIGPCINPCCYEVDQPVKDGFKNQAELWNAVAEPAGNGKWRLDLALANRMQLEDAGLVPGSIQTSGNCVCCQKELFFSYRRDDGETGRQMGFIMLKEA, from the coding sequence ATGGAAACAACCCGCATCGGACGCATTCACTATCTTGCGCCCAGCTTTGAAACGACAGCACCGGCAACGATTCAGGGCTTCACAACCCGCCACGAAGGGATCTCACGTCCTCCCTACAACTCACTGAATCTGGGCATGAACACCGATGACTCGCCCCACAACGTGGAGGGCAACCGCAGCCTGCTGGCCCGGGCCTTTGGCATCCCACAGGAACGCCTGGTCACGGTGCGCCAAAACCATGGCACCGACATCCTGGTTATTGACGCGCCCAACGATGATTTTTCGCACTTTACCGCCCTTGAGGCTGACGCCATCATCACCAACCAGCCCGGCGTAATGATCGGGGTCACCGTGGCAGACTGCGTGCCGCTCCTGTTGTTTGATCCGGCCAAGAAGGTGATTGCCGCGGTCCATGCCGGCTGGCAGGGCACAGCGGCCCGGATTGCCGCCCAGGCCGCTGAAGGAATGAAACAGGTGTTCGGCAGCCGCCCCAGAGATATACAGGCTGCAATCGGTCCCTGTATCAACCCCTGTTGCTATGAAGTGGACCAACCGGTCAAGGATGGGTTCAAGAATCAAGCTGAGCTCTGGAACGCTGTGGCAGAACCTGCCGGCAATGGCAAATGGCGGCTTGACCTGGCCCTGGCAAACCGGATGCAGCTGGAGGATGCAGGGCTTGTTCCCGGCTCCATCCAGACCTCCGGTAACTGTGTCTGCTGCCAAAAAGAGCTGTTCTTTTCCTACCGGCGGGATGACGGTGAGACAGGACGGCAGATGGGCTTCATCATGCTGAAGGAAGCCTGA
- a CDS encoding recombinase family protein — MNVGIWIRVSTEDQARGESPKNHEARARMYAELKRWNIVDLYDLSGVSGKDVLDNPEAKRMLDDVAAGRIQALIFSKLARLARNTKQLLEISDYFQKHDAALVSLEESIDTSSPAGRLLYTVIGALAQWEREEISARVAASIPIRAKLGKNTGGKGAFGYHWIDGKIVPNPDEAPVVKRAYQIFLETGKLLTTCNQLKDEGLYSRSKKVYRPTSLKRLLSDTIYKGIRRANYAKSLGNKKNWVLKPESDWVYTNVQPLVSEEDWDAANKIFEETARRYTSFKSVPKVGRFLFSGILKCQCGEKLYVAPYPSMKIPRYACKKCGMRINEDIIEENFQNALKEVVVAPEQLGANEDLENELVEKQERLELLKKEQKEVNGKVDVLIDLYGKQVLDQNGFKERYDPIKIRLDNITLEIPRLQAEIDFIKTNEIGKSYVIERATTLASLWPSLSYEARQQVVKELVERIDVGEDSLHFVFFYIPSFAPVEKGSHISRDSWLSPT; from the coding sequence ATGAACGTTGGGATATGGATAAGGGTATCAACAGAAGACCAGGCGCGGGGAGAATCGCCAAAGAATCATGAAGCCCGTGCTCGAATGTATGCAGAACTCAAGAGATGGAACATAGTAGACTTGTATGACCTGTCAGGCGTTTCAGGCAAGGATGTCCTTGACAATCCCGAAGCCAAGAGAATGCTTGATGACGTAGCCGCTGGTCGAATACAGGCTCTTATCTTCTCAAAACTTGCTCGCCTTGCCCGCAACACCAAACAACTCCTAGAAATCTCCGACTACTTCCAAAAGCACGACGCTGCACTCGTAAGCCTTGAAGAGAGTATTGACACGTCCTCTCCTGCCGGCAGACTCCTCTATACCGTTATCGGCGCATTGGCTCAGTGGGAGCGTGAGGAGATCTCTGCCCGTGTCGCAGCATCAATTCCTATCAGGGCAAAGTTGGGAAAGAATACTGGTGGAAAGGGGGCCTTCGGTTATCACTGGATTGATGGAAAGATCGTTCCCAATCCGGATGAAGCTCCAGTCGTCAAAAGGGCATACCAAATATTCCTTGAAACCGGCAAGTTGCTCACAACCTGTAATCAACTCAAAGATGAAGGGCTCTATTCAAGGAGCAAGAAGGTTTACAGGCCGACATCTCTCAAGCGGCTTCTCTCGGATACAATCTACAAGGGCATACGCAGAGCCAACTACGCAAAGAGTCTTGGTAACAAGAAGAATTGGGTGCTGAAACCGGAGTCAGATTGGGTTTATACCAATGTGCAACCGCTGGTGTCGGAAGAGGACTGGGACGCAGCGAATAAAATCTTTGAGGAGACTGCTCGACGATACACATCATTCAAGTCGGTTCCAAAGGTTGGAAGGTTTTTGTTTTCAGGAATATTGAAATGCCAGTGCGGAGAAAAACTGTACGTTGCTCCATATCCGTCGATGAAGATTCCCCGTTATGCTTGCAAGAAATGTGGAATGAGAATCAACGAGGACATCATCGAGGAGAACTTCCAGAATGCCTTGAAGGAGGTGGTTGTCGCACCTGAACAGCTTGGTGCCAACGAAGATCTGGAAAATGAATTGGTGGAAAAGCAGGAGAGGCTTGAACTGCTGAAGAAAGAGCAGAAGGAAGTAAACGGGAAAGTTGATGTTTTAATCGACTTGTACGGTAAGCAGGTTCTTGATCAAAACGGGTTCAAAGAAAGATATGATCCGATCAAGATCAGGCTTGACAACATTACCTTGGAGATCCCCCGTCTGCAGGCAGAGATTGATTTCATCAAAACAAATGAGATTGGCAAGTCGTATGTAATCGAGAGAGCAACTACGCTGGCGTCACTGTGGCCATCGTTGAGTTATGAGGCTAGGCAGCAAGTCGTGAAAGAACTTGTCGAGAGGATTGATGTCGGCGAGGATTCCCTTCATTTTGTTTTCTTTTATATCCCTTCGTTCGCGCCAGTAGAGAAAGGTTCACACATCTCCAGGGATTCATGGCTGTCACCAACATGA
- a CDS encoding IS481-like element ISGlo3 family transposase: MTIRLHANATTTPRIRRYIQQSSKTDKGLAKELGISLDTVRRWRKRSEVHDHSHTPHRLPTTLNEAQEAVVIELRRSLLLPLDDLLVVTREFIHPEASRSALDRLLRRHGVSRLADLIPKEDETQAKPKTFKSYEPGFVHVDIKYLPQMPDETSRRYLFVAIDRASRWVYLELRKSKSAQAAKGFLERLVAKAPFKIHKMLTDNDKAFTDRFSTAGERKPTGNHLFDKACLKHNIEHRLIPPRHPQTNGMVERFNGRISDVLATTRFDSAADLEATMLRYAHLYNQHIPQRALGHKTPVEALKSWQKSKPDLFHKQVRNHPGPNT; this comes from the coding sequence ATGACAATTCGGTTGCACGCCAACGCGACGACAACACCCAGGATTCGGCGCTACATTCAACAATCGAGCAAGACGGACAAAGGGCTGGCCAAGGAGCTGGGCATTTCCCTTGATACCGTACGGCGGTGGCGCAAACGCAGTGAGGTACATGATCACTCTCATACGCCGCACCGGCTCCCCACGACCCTAAACGAGGCCCAGGAAGCGGTGGTGATCGAGCTGCGCCGTTCCCTGCTGCTGCCCTTGGATGACCTTCTGGTCGTCACCCGCGAATTCATCCATCCCGAGGCCTCGCGTTCGGCCCTGGACCGCCTCTTGCGTCGTCATGGTGTGTCTCGGCTGGCGGATCTTATCCCCAAGGAGGATGAGACTCAAGCCAAGCCCAAGACCTTCAAGAGCTATGAACCCGGCTTTGTTCATGTCGATATCAAATATCTGCCGCAAATGCCGGACGAGACCTCGCGTCGGTACCTGTTCGTCGCCATCGACCGGGCCAGCCGCTGGGTGTATCTGGAGTTGCGCAAAAGCAAATCGGCCCAGGCGGCAAAAGGCTTTCTGGAGCGCTTGGTCGCCAAAGCTCCCTTTAAGATCCACAAGATGCTGACCGATAACGACAAAGCCTTTACCGACCGATTCAGCACAGCAGGTGAACGCAAGCCCACGGGGAACCACCTCTTTGACAAGGCCTGCTTGAAACACAACATTGAGCACCGCCTCATTCCCCCACGACACCCTCAGACCAACGGGATGGTGGAGCGTTTCAACGGTCGGATCAGCGACGTATTGGCGACCACGCGGTTTGATTCAGCCGCAGACTTGGAGGCGACCATGCTCAGGTATGCTCACCTCTATAACCAGCACATTCCGCAACGAGCGCTCGGCCACAAAACCCCGGTAGAGGCCCTGAAGAGCTGGCAAAAATCAAAACCCGATCTTTTCCACAAACAAGTCAGGAATCATCCGGGACCTAACACCTAA
- the asd gene encoding aspartate-semialdehyde dehydrogenase: MKVGIVGWRGMVGSVLMQRMQEENDFALGFEPVFFTTSQAGQPAPMGAGTLKKADDIEELKKLDVIITCQGGDYTKAVHPELRKQGWNGYWIDAASTLRMEDNAVIILDPVNRNVIDKALANGQKDFIGGNCTVSLMLMGLGGLFRAGLVEWISSMTYQAASGAGAPNMRELLSQMGVLQGVVAKELKDAGSAILEIDKKVTQTLRDGSMPTKEFGFPLAGNVLPWIDREVEDGQSREELKGFQETNKILGTSAPIPVDGICVRVGAMRCHSQAITIKLNKDLPLAEIEQLIANDNQWVKLIPNNKADTLAGLTPAAVSGTLTVPVGRVRKMKMGPQYVQAFTCGDQLLWGAAEPLRRMLRILLEK, encoded by the coding sequence ATGAAAGTAGGAATCGTTGGTTGGCGCGGTATGGTCGGCTCGGTCCTTATGCAGCGGATGCAGGAGGAGAACGACTTTGCCCTCGGTTTTGAGCCGGTCTTTTTCACCACCTCCCAGGCTGGTCAGCCTGCCCCGATGGGGGCCGGCACCCTGAAAAAGGCTGATGATATTGAAGAGTTGAAAAAACTGGATGTGATCATCACCTGCCAGGGGGGCGATTACACCAAGGCGGTTCACCCTGAACTGCGCAAGCAGGGCTGGAACGGCTACTGGATCGATGCTGCCTCCACCCTGCGGATGGAAGATAATGCCGTCATCATCCTTGATCCGGTCAACCGCAACGTGATCGACAAGGCCCTGGCCAATGGCCAGAAGGATTTTATCGGCGGCAACTGTACCGTCAGTCTGATGCTGATGGGGCTGGGCGGCCTGTTCCGTGCCGGTCTGGTGGAGTGGATCTCCTCCATGACCTATCAGGCAGCCTCCGGTGCAGGTGCCCCCAACATGCGTGAACTGCTTTCCCAGATGGGTGTACTGCAGGGGGTGGTGGCTAAAGAGCTCAAGGACGCCGGTTCTGCCATCCTTGAGATAGACAAGAAGGTGACCCAGACCCTGCGGGACGGCTCCATGCCGACCAAGGAGTTCGGCTTCCCGCTGGCAGGCAACGTGCTGCCCTGGATCGACCGTGAAGTTGAGGATGGCCAGAGCCGTGAAGAGCTGAAAGGGTTCCAGGAGACCAACAAGATCCTGGGCACCAGCGCTCCGATTCCGGTGGACGGTATCTGTGTGCGGGTCGGCGCCATGCGCTGCCACAGCCAGGCAATCACCATCAAGCTGAATAAGGATCTGCCGCTGGCCGAGATTGAGCAGTTGATCGCCAATGACAACCAGTGGGTCAAGCTGATCCCCAACAACAAGGCAGATACCCTGGCCGGTCTGACCCCGGCGGCCGTATCAGGCACCCTGACCGTACCGGTCGGCCGGGTCCGCAAGATGAAAATGGGGCCACAGTACGTCCAGGCCTTTACCTGCGGCGATCAGCTGCTGTGGGGTGCTGCGGAGCCGTTGCGCCGTATGCTGAGAATTTTGTTGGAGAAGTAA
- a CDS encoding tyrosine recombinase XerC, whose amino-acid sequence MDELAHQVARFLEFLATQRSASPHTIAAYRNDLNGFSSFVRSERGNTVSTKTVDHLLLRLYLASLNGGLDKQQRAGYAKSSIGRKLAAVRAFFGWLVRTRQLEVNPAELIATPKREQRLPFHLNIDQTVTLIEAPGHTGQEQPTFARDTAILELLYSSGLRVSELTGLAVADLDRAAGMVRVQGKGGKERIVPVGSAALEALEQYLAGRGQLADDAPLFLGCRGARINRRTVAQLVKRWASGIPAFRSISPHTLRHTFATHMLEGGADLRSIQELLGHSSLSTTQKYTHVGLDRLLEVYDKAHPRARETDQQNGESA is encoded by the coding sequence ATGGATGAGCTGGCGCACCAGGTGGCACGGTTTCTTGAGTTTCTGGCAACGCAACGGAGTGCCTCGCCCCATACCATTGCTGCCTACCGTAATGATCTGAACGGGTTCAGCTCCTTTGTCCGGAGCGAGCGTGGCAACACGGTAAGTACGAAGACGGTTGACCATCTGCTGCTGCGCCTCTATCTGGCGAGCCTGAATGGTGGTCTGGACAAACAGCAACGGGCCGGGTACGCAAAGAGCAGTATCGGACGTAAGCTGGCGGCAGTCAGGGCGTTCTTTGGCTGGCTGGTGCGGACCAGGCAGCTTGAGGTCAACCCGGCAGAGCTGATTGCCACACCCAAGCGGGAACAACGCCTTCCCTTTCATCTGAATATTGATCAGACCGTCACGCTGATCGAGGCCCCTGGCCATACTGGGCAGGAACAGCCAACTTTTGCCCGGGATACGGCCATTCTTGAGTTGCTCTATTCAAGCGGTCTGAGGGTCTCGGAGCTGACCGGACTGGCGGTTGCTGATCTTGATCGTGCCGCTGGAATGGTCAGGGTGCAGGGAAAGGGCGGTAAGGAGCGGATTGTGCCGGTCGGATCAGCTGCCTTGGAGGCGCTGGAGCAGTATCTTGCCGGGCGTGGCCAGCTGGCGGATGATGCCCCGCTCTTCCTCGGCTGTCGTGGCGCCCGGATCAACCGGCGTACGGTTGCACAGCTGGTAAAACGCTGGGCTTCAGGCATTCCTGCCTTTCGCTCGATTTCGCCTCATACCCTGCGCCATACCTTTGCCACACATATGCTGGAAGGGGGGGCTGACCTGCGCTCAATTCAGGAGCTGCTGGGGCATTCCTCCCTCTCCACAACCCAGAAGTATACCCATGTCGGGCTTGATCGCCTGCTGGAGGTCTATGACAAGGCCCATCCCCGTGCCCGCGAGACAGACCAACAAAACGGGGAGAGTGCCTGA